The genomic stretch TTCACTGTCTACATTTCAGAGCAATTTGAAGACACCCAGTTTTAGCATATGCTGTTAGCCTAGATTTGTCAATTAGTTTGGCAGCTTTTGAAGAGCCAAATTTGAAAAATTGTATGCTGTGTGATGTCATTCTTGTCATGGAATAATGTTGTACATGCTGTGACTGGACCTCAGGTAACAAAATGAGACAGTCAAAACTTTAGCTACACTAGACGGAAGGTTTTCTCACTCTGATATTTCTCATGCTCTACATTGAATACAGAAAAAGATAGCAACCATTTGCACAGGTACTggactctattgttttaattgaTTAGCTTATATTAATTGTAGTTACACAAATACAAGAAGGGAAAtaaaatcagacacagcattcaAAAAATAGAAAAGTCTAGCAAGAACAGTAAAAAGGGAAAACACAATGACGCAGATATCGTGCCAAAATATTTAactggaccaaaaaaaaaaaaaataacacacaagaGAGTCATCTGGGCCCAGCAAGGCGACCTAACTAGAGCTGGAGAAAGTATTCCATTGTGCCAGTCCTCTCCATGTTGCCATGGACGTTTATCTAAAGCATGTCAACCGAACATTGGAGCAACACACAGACATAAATACAGGAGATATTCCGactgagaaattaaaaaaaacaaaacatgagtgCCACTGAGGTACAACTGCAAAACTGGAAAAAAGCCCATGATTCACTTGAGAGAAGGAACCACTAAAATGTGAATCAGAGGTGGCGAAAGGTGATTCTAGAGgtagaaatgaaaaaatgttgCTAATACTAGGATGGAATATTTCTAATAAATCAAACATATTTCATTTGGAAAATGTGTAAAAGCTTTGATACTTGTCACTGGGATGTGtctgctgtatttatttatttatatatatttttttacaggaTTTATAATCTCAAATAAATTTCCAGTAAAAGGTCATTCTTTTATATTATGCACTATacgtccaaatgtttgtagacccCCTTTGCAAGAGTGAATTCTGCTGCTGTAAGTGTCCCCACTGTACACACAGATATTCAGTTTGTAATCAATAGGATAAAGGCCCACTCGACTTGGTTTGTGAAGCTGAAACATATCAATTTGTGATTTGGAACTTATCAGAAATAATCCAACCTTaatacctgacctcattaagaATTTTATAGTTAAACAGAATGTCCCAAAATCTACTATAGTGCTTCCCAGAAAATTTGaatctgttactgcagcaaagtgtgGACAGTAGTCAAACAGctgtctacaaatatttgacCATATTGTGTATGTATAATTTTATCATTGACATCTCTTTATATGATCACCGTAAAATATATAGTTGTAAGAACATCCTACAATATTAATAGTGTAGTCAACCCAAGGTGAGTTTGTTCAACCTTCCAGCACCAGGTTTTGCCACTCCTGATTTAAAATATGGCTTTGCAAATATTTTAGCAATATAttcacacaaagagagagagagagagagagagagagagagagagagagaaagaaatacaacagttacagcagcaaaacagccTTGTACAGCAGCTCAGACCCTGAATTAAAAGGCAAGTTCAAACAATGTTCTCAAAGCAATTCAGCAGCGGTTGGATCGGCTCGGTCCAGAAAAATAACTGAAATgatcactgaacatttaaactCCTTCATTTTGATTGCATCAGCAACACTAATATGAACATGGACAACATTCAGAGGCATCTTCATCTACTTTTAGAAACATCTGAGTATTTGCCGTATTCTTTTGTCATGCACAAGAAACATCTAAAAAAATTCCATAGATTTTTCACCATTTCGGCATAATTCAATCTTCAAAATCTTTCAGGAATCAATGATGTGAAATGCTGTACTTATCTGAGGCTGACAGAATATACTTTACTATGGTGGTGCtaggaaccagatgtctgaCATAATTACTCTCTCTAATGCAGGGGCTCAGCGAATCCTGTCCCTCTTGTGGGTGTCAGTGTGGTCTCAGGGGGGCCGCAAATGTGGTTCTACAAACAGATACAAATGCGAACCATTGTGCAGCCCTTGGTAATTGGCAGTGGATGAAGGTGCTTGTTTGATGCAACAACCAATCTTCATTCCTCAATATTTGGACATGTTTCTCATATGGGCAGATGAACCATAGATATGTCACATCATACTTTCCTTAGTTTTTTCTGTCacatcattttaattcatataacatgaaaatgtaattttgtaaGTTGCTGATCAGTGTACTCACAGCTGCAGCGTACCTGCAATATCTGATTTTAACACTTCCCACAAGTTAGAGGGTGGTGAAAATTTTTCACTTGGAAAAGAGGCTGCACTGTCAAAACGTTTAAGATCCCCTGACTTATAGTCTAAGGTCAGGTCtcaaaaactaaataaacattacttttcttttcctttatttACGGTTTAGCATTTGCCTTTGTGGCAGATTTACTTTCAGATGTTCCTTAAAATACAGAGATTTTTCTCCACACCTCTAAAGTTAAGTCTTTAAACTAGCTGCATTTTCTTGTCAGAATCCAGGTAATTCCACATAACAAGTTTAGGCTCATCAGTCCATAAAACCTTACACATTATCTCAGATGTCAAGTTTAGGCTTTCTTCtgttttgtctctttttttGTCATTAACAGCATCAAACGGCTACACATTTTACTCACATAAAGTTGAGTTGTTTGCTGACAGTGGAGGGTTATACTTATTTTAATACAGTAGCCACTATTTGATCAATCTCAACAATACATTTGTATCCCATCACTGATTGTTGTGAATAGTAAGTAAGATGACTATATTAGTATTGCAGACACTGTAACTCAGGGTTCCTATCAGCACCACTGTAAATAATTCAGGTCAGGATTCTCTTCCAATAAAACATTTGACACCACAACTGGATGATTTTGATTACATCTCAAGGATTGAATTATGCCTAAATTTTGAAAAACCTAAACCTAGAAAAAGTTAGTCTTCtttgagtgatatttttaatGAGCCTGTGAGATACTATACAATCTTCATGTACATTTTGCATGGGGTGTGAGATCTACAAAACTAGTCatcatatttattacatttctctGGACATATGGAGATATAAGGAATCAGGCAAAAATGACAACTAAGAatttgtgttgaaaaaaaaaaatattccgaTGCAAGATTGGAGTGTATGAAGATGGTACATTTGACAAATGGAAAGAAGTGTCAGAAAAGGCCATCAAAAACATCCTTATATGGATGAAGTGCTACTAATAAAATGTGTTGTCAAATGTTGACAGAAGCTAGTATCATTTCAGAAACACTAGCTCAGTACGTAGAATTTCAGCTACATGTAAAAGGCTTTAGATACATTCAAACAATACAAGAGGCTAATGTGGAGGAAACTGAAAGTTTACTGTGGAGGGATTGCACTTTCTTCCGTCCTGACCTCTTATGCGTTCTACTTCCACATGGGCTTGGGTGTCCTGCTGGAGATTGGAAAAGATTTCTCAGAGAAATTGCTACCTTTGCGTCCAATTTGTGGTGGGGGAGTGTCACTGCGCTGAGTGCTTCGACTGGGTGTTCTGACACTTTGAACCCTACGCAAAGATCCTGCTGGTTTGTCCTCACCTCGGGTTGAGTGTCCACTACATACGGATTCTGCTTTTCCAGTAGGTGGTACCTTCGGTGGACCACTTCTAGTCAAGGTAGAGCTCTTTGATGGAGTTCCTGGAGTAGGCTGTATGGGTAAGTCCTTTTTGGTTCTTGAGGTGGAAGCGACAGTGTTGCGAGCAAAGCTTGGCATGGGAAACTTTGAGGACTGGGTTGGCATTTGCAGAGTGCTCTCATCTGAAACTGCCTGAACTACAGCTTGAGCTTGGGCCAAGGCTCTCATGGTGGAGCGACACATCTTCTCCTCTGGTGGAGGTTTTGGTATGTTGCGGATCGGTTTGGCATTTGGCTTCTTGAAGGAAGGCTTGTGTGGTGTGAGGTCTCTTGCCCAGCGAGAGCCTACAGCACTTGGGGTTGTTCCTCTTGGTGCCTTAAACTGCTCTGGAGGAAGGCTTGAATGGCGAGCAGGTCTACCTTGTCTTTCGCTTCTTCTCACAGGTGTGCTCTGATCACGCAGTGGGCGCCTTGCTTCTATGATCTCATGCCCTAAAGCTTTCTCAGACCTTTTAACATTGCTGACAGATCGACTAAGTTTAGTGATAGGCACCACCTTGCGCAAGTTCTGGGTTTCAGTTGCTGTGAGTGTTCTTGCAGGTCGGCTCATGCGAGTGCCTGCAGATTTAGACAGAGGCTTGGTCTTTGACTGAACTGTTTTGGAAGCAGAGGTCTGCACAGCTTTCTCCCCCACTTTCCTTCCTTCTGCAGTATCACAGCTGTCAGTATCTGCCTCATCAGTGGTGACAGATGGAGTGACAGATTCCGAGCGCTCTTCACCTGCCCTCCTTGCAAGGGGCTCATCAGCTGATGTGGACAGAGATGGATCATTGGTGGACAAGGACTCAAAATTGGAGGAAAGGGAACTAGGATCTCTAAGATGGCTACGGAAGTTGCTGTCCTGCTGTTTTGCATCAGGTCGAGATCCTTCTTTATATATAGGGGAACTCTCTAGTTCTGAGCAGTCTAACATGACAGAGCAATCTGTTTCAGTGCAGTCAACAACGTAAGGGGTACACTTCTTGTTAGACATTGAAGGATCAAGAGGTAAAGGGGTGTCACATGTGGTTGAAGAGACAGTGCTGAtgtcttcctcctcttctctctgagGAGAAGTTATTTTAATCTCATGTAATACATCTGACTGTGGAACCTCCTCAGAACTCTTACTGGACGGAGGGGTATCCAGGACAAGTGATTTAGTAAGTTCTACCTCTAGGTCTGTCACAATATCTCCCTGGTGTTCCAGAGGCATGTAACTGCTGTTGTTGTTAGGATTTGTCATCTCAAAAGGCTGAAGCCCAGGCACGAGTGTGTGTCTTTCTACACTAACATTCATTGATCCAACAGCTTGACATTGCGACTTTTGAAACACGTTCCTGTGATTTAATCGAGATGGAATTATGCCTTCAGACATGGAGGAGTAAGTATTATTGTTGTAGGCATCGTTTTCCATGGTGTAACTTGACATTGAGTATCTAGCCAAGGGACTGATTGGCTCAGTTTCTGCCTTTGGAGAAGTTGCCAGCTTCTCATGATGGAGCAGATTTTGAGCTCCCAGTTCTCGATTGTCATCCTGTGAGGAAAGCCAGGGCACTGTCTTTCTCTGGTGAAGGCGACCAGAGCGTGGAAGGCTGCTGAATTTAGTGCTGTCAGCTGTGGTAGACCCAGAAAACAGCTCCAGGTAGCCACGGAGGTTGCGATCAGTGATTGCATTGCGATAACGGCGGGCACTTGCAGAGCGTTCCAGGGGGCTTTGAGGTCGGGGCTGCAGTAAGAAGTCCAGAAGACCATCTTTGGTGAGGATGTCCACATCATTCTCGCTGCTGCTGCGACCAAAACCTCCACTGCTGCCTTGCCCCCCATTGGTGGCAGCCCAGGCAAAACGTCTTTCTTCCAATTCACGTAGGCGCCGCTGCCTGGCAGCCTCCTTCAAATCTCTATCCAGATTATCCTAACAGAAGGACAGAGAGGATAAAGACAAAGTAATTCAGTTTAAGAGCATGGCATTCACTTCATGCAGAACTTTTATTCTGCAGATggctaaatatatttaaaaatgaggaACAATGCCTGTCACTAATTTAGATTGAGCACAAGGTCAAAAATACCAAAGCAAATCAGTGAAACGTAAAGAAGATCTGAATTGCAATGAGGATTATTGCCAGGTTTTCTTGGTACCTTCACGGCTTTCTTGAATTTGAGACAGAAGTCCTGGAAGATCCTGAAGCACTCGTCGAGTTTAAAAGTTTCTTTATCTTCACAGAAGAAATCTATTAGGGCATTGCCCTCCTTGCGCAGGTCCAGCCTGCGTCGTTTCAGGTCCTGTAGAGTCTGTGTGGAACtctgaaagacagagaggaatAGTCTGACATATGTTAATAAATACTATTCTGTAATGATTCAGTTTGGCATATGATTACTTTTAGTTAATTCCTAATGCTGTACCACTTTCTTAGTCATTTTAGAGCCTTGAACAGCCTGCTAATTATTTTGTACACATCTAATTATTCTTCTTTGTTATGTAGAGCTGACGTCTTATTAATTATCTGCAATCTGTTAATTGGCACAGGCCTGACACAATAGCCATTTTTTTTATCAATATATGGTAGACCAGAGAAACCCAGAGAATGGAATAGATACAATGGAGTGGTGCACAATTGGTGATGTTCATTTGTAAACAAACCCACCAGTAAATACAAAGGTAAAACATAGATCACCAAAAATTATCGAGGTAATATCCATATATTGTACAATAATTCAGTAAATATACA from Hoplias malabaricus isolate fHopMal1 chromosome 2, fHopMal1.hap1, whole genome shotgun sequence encodes the following:
- the fhdc1 gene encoding FH2 domain-containing protein 1, with protein sequence MASGATAMDPTSEGPTSLPNPPPLVDPLRCSDQDRNPDYAQGSDPDSVLGPPPAPPPPPPPPPPPPEAMGEAGQPHASRKKRRVRSFYWKPIPEEKVRGKPNIWTMAVRQQQYQIDVRTVEELFGQQEEQRTQVPSGIPRSGRSRSNFNESKDEISILDSKRGMNVGIFLKQFKKSNDTIVEDIRLGSSKQYGAEQLKELLKLLPEAEEIKKLREYKGDPSKLTLVDSFMFLLIQVPRFEVRIEAMVLQEEFAPSCAVMSREINIVRLATDELMTCEELHAILHLVLQAGNIMNAGGYAGNAVGFKLSSLLSLADTKANKPGMNLLHFVALEAQKKDENLLKFPEKLTHVQSAARISVENIEAEFSSLYVRTRSLEEKIQSDAHLRVQLDPFLQSSTQTLQDLKRRRLDLRKEGNALIDFFCEDKETFKLDECFRIFQDFCLKFKKAVKDNLDRDLKEAARQRRLRELEERRFAWAATNGGQGSSGGFGRSSSENDVDILTKDGLLDFLLQPRPQSPLERSASARRYRNAITDRNLRGYLELFSGSTTADSTKFSSLPRSGRLHQRKTVPWLSSQDDNRELGAQNLLHHEKLATSPKAETEPISPLARYSMSSYTMENDAYNNNTYSSMSEGIIPSRLNHRNVFQKSQCQAVGSMNVSVERHTLVPGLQPFEMTNPNNNSSYMPLEHQGDIVTDLEVELTKSLVLDTPPSSKSSEEVPQSDVLHEIKITSPQREEEEDISTVSSTTCDTPLPLDPSMSNKKCTPYVVDCTETDCSVMLDCSELESSPIYKEGSRPDAKQQDSNFRSHLRDPSSLSSNFESLSTNDPSLSTSADEPLARRAGEERSESVTPSVTTDEADTDSCDTAEGRKVGEKAVQTSASKTVQSKTKPLSKSAGTRMSRPARTLTATETQNLRKVVPITKLSRSVSNVKRSEKALGHEIIEARRPLRDQSTPVRRSERQGRPARHSSLPPEQFKAPRGTTPSAVGSRWARDLTPHKPSFKKPNAKPIRNIPKPPPEEKMCRSTMRALAQAQAVVQAVSDESTLQMPTQSSKFPMPSFARNTVASTSRTKKDLPIQPTPGTPSKSSTLTRSGPPKVPPTGKAESVCSGHSTRGEDKPAGSLRRVQSVRTPSRSTQRSDTPPPQIGRKGSNFSEKSFPISSRTPKPMWK